One genomic window of alpha proteobacterium U9-1i includes the following:
- a CDS encoding transcriptional regulator, with product MGQGKRNVAESDGDQGLIYSSPAIHERRRRILEETRKMIAEHGLAGFSMDEVGKRAGVAKRTLYNAYQTKENMIALAIHEYFERYLQHIPYTGEIGSIQRNVERMIFVIQRNRQLRNYISALMSIYFSADSDSDIWNTMHSMAVESNLQWINGLKSKRQLQPWIDPVRLADDIVRMEYSIINDWCRGKIEDDQVVYHLVRACLTIGAGAARGAGRKEIEDMLTEFHTSGIPLPTLPTARAKKG from the coding sequence GTGGGTCAAGGAAAACGAAACGTCGCTGAGAGCGATGGGGACCAGGGCCTCATCTATTCCAGCCCAGCGATTCATGAGCGCCGCCGGCGCATTCTCGAAGAAACGCGGAAGATGATCGCCGAGCACGGGCTCGCGGGCTTCAGCATGGATGAAGTGGGCAAGCGCGCGGGCGTCGCCAAGCGTACGCTCTACAACGCGTACCAAACCAAGGAAAACATGATCGCGCTGGCGATCCATGAGTATTTTGAGCGCTACCTACAGCATATCCCGTACACGGGCGAGATCGGCTCAATCCAACGCAACGTCGAGCGCATGATCTTCGTGATCCAGCGCAACCGGCAACTGCGAAACTATATCAGCGCGCTCATGTCGATCTATTTCAGCGCCGATAGCGACAGCGACATCTGGAACACAATGCATTCGATGGCGGTCGAATCGAACCTGCAATGGATCAACGGCTTAAAAAGCAAACGCCAGCTTCAGCCGTGGATCGATCCCGTGCGTTTGGCCGACGATATCGTGCGTATGGAATATTCGATCATCAACGATTGGTGCCGCGGCAAGATCGAAGACGATCAGGTGGTTTACCATCTGGTTCGCGCTTGCTTGACGATTGGCGCGGGCGCGGCGCGCGGCGCCGGCCGGAAGGAAATCGAAGACATGCTGACCGAGTTCCACACCTCGGGCATCCCACTGCCGACGCTGCCCACCGCGCGCGCCAAGAAAGGGTGA
- a CDS encoding enoyl-CoA hydratase yields MTASERLLVDKREDGVVIATLNRPEANNAVSFEMWRAFAALLDDLDHDTPARALVITGAGRLFSTGGDMKIGPAAGEGALSPAARLEWGQRIIARLRRLPIPAIAAIEGGAFGMGWSIALACDVIIAADNASFSAPFVDFGLTPDGGAAWFLTQRIGRHRAADLMLTGRTMQAAEALQLGLISRTCASGAALETAVAYASALGKGNRHAVELTKRLLQGAETGDLDACHAQELAYCAILQKGDELARAKEAFAARSKNKT; encoded by the coding sequence ATGACCGCGTCCGAGCGCCTCCTCGTCGATAAGCGCGAAGATGGCGTCGTCATCGCCACGTTGAACCGGCCGGAAGCCAATAACGCGGTCTCGTTTGAGATGTGGCGCGCGTTCGCGGCGCTGCTGGACGATCTGGACCACGATACGCCCGCTCGCGCGCTGGTGATCACCGGCGCCGGACGGCTTTTCTCGACCGGCGGGGATATGAAAATCGGCCCCGCCGCCGGCGAGGGCGCGCTCTCCCCCGCCGCCAGGCTCGAATGGGGCCAACGCATCATCGCACGGCTGCGGCGCCTGCCCATCCCGGCGATCGCCGCGATCGAAGGCGGCGCGTTCGGAATGGGCTGGTCGATCGCGCTCGCATGCGACGTCATCATTGCCGCGGACAATGCGAGCTTCAGCGCGCCGTTTGTGGATTTCGGACTGACGCCCGATGGCGGCGCCGCGTGGTTCCTCACGCAACGCATCGGGCGGCATCGCGCCGCCGATCTGATGCTGACGGGCCGTACGATGCAAGCGGCGGAAGCGCTGCAACTCGGGCTCATCAGCCGCACGTGCGCATCGGGTGCGGCGCTTGAGACGGCTGTTGCGTATGCTTCTGCGTTGGGCAAGGGCAACCGTCACGCCGTGGAGCTGACGAAACGATTGTTGCAAGGCGCCGAGACGGGCGATCTCGACGCCTGTCACGCGCAAGAGCTCGCTTATTGCGCAATCCTGCAGAAGGGCGACGAACTGGCGCGCGCCAAGGAAGCCTTTGCGGCGCGCAGCAAGAACAAGACCTGA
- a CDS encoding quino(hemo)protein alcohol dehydrogenase has protein sequence MRWSKASPLFSAIVAVALVGFASACGPRPISSNNGADWPSYGGDATENHFSPLTEINDQNIGELGLAWFHDIDVFPSSYSAPIAVDGVLYFASGYSVIQALNAATGEVLWRYDARATEVAGERMRAAWGIRGIAYWEGKIYTGTVDGRLIAVDARNGAELWSVMTLAENDGRYISGPPQVFDGKVVIGHGGGDFAPVRGYVTAYDADDGRQLWRFYTVPGNPADGFENGAMRMAAETWTGEWWRYGGGGTVWHAMTYDERYNRLYIGTGNGTPWNQKIRSPEGGDNLFLCSIVALNADTGEYEWHYQVNPGETWDYNAAMDIELADVEIDGRERHVILHAPKNGFFYVIDREDGRLISAEPFVENITWAERIDQQTGRPVEVPAARFPNGEPFIVFPSPVGAHSAEAMSYSRQTRLVYIPAIEQGRIYVDPPNLSGWTFTPGQVINNGMGPPPPGMVVPQGSNRLLAWDPIAQREAWSVPLPGAKNGAIMSSAGNLVFQGDVTGHLRAYTADAGREVWAFDAHNGILAQPISYQANGRQYITVLAGWRSSTAASPTEAWDYRTQRRRVLTFAIGGTAQLPEEDLTPPPMVDDAAFRINAAQAQAGAALYARRCALCHGGSLNAGGAAPDLRRSMMPLDNATMTAVLHDGILRENGMPQFPELAADEIVALQHYIRQATRAAIAADRTQAPRRR, from the coding sequence ATGCGCTGGTCCAAGGCATCACCTCTGTTCAGCGCTATTGTCGCGGTCGCGCTTGTGGGTTTCGCAAGCGCCTGCGGGCCACGTCCGATCAGTTCGAACAATGGCGCGGATTGGCCATCCTATGGCGGCGACGCGACCGAGAACCATTTCAGCCCGCTCACCGAGATCAACGATCAGAACATCGGCGAGCTCGGTCTCGCGTGGTTCCACGACATCGATGTCTTCCCATCAAGTTACAGCGCGCCAATTGCCGTCGATGGCGTGCTTTATTTCGCGTCCGGCTACAGCGTCATCCAGGCGCTGAACGCCGCCACCGGCGAAGTGCTCTGGCGTTACGACGCACGCGCGACCGAAGTTGCCGGAGAGCGCATGCGCGCCGCGTGGGGGATCCGCGGCATCGCCTACTGGGAAGGCAAAATTTACACCGGCACGGTCGATGGCCGCCTGATCGCCGTTGACGCACGCAATGGCGCTGAACTTTGGAGCGTGATGACGCTTGCGGAAAACGACGGGCGCTACATTTCCGGCCCACCGCAGGTGTTCGACGGCAAAGTTGTGATCGGCCACGGCGGCGGAGATTTCGCCCCGGTGCGTGGCTACGTCACCGCGTACGACGCCGACGATGGTCGCCAACTTTGGCGCTTCTACACCGTGCCCGGCAACCCGGCGGATGGCTTTGAAAACGGCGCGATGCGCATGGCCGCGGAAACATGGACGGGCGAATGGTGGCGTTATGGCGGCGGCGGCACGGTCTGGCACGCCATGACGTATGACGAGCGGTACAATCGGCTCTACATCGGCACAGGCAACGGCACACCCTGGAATCAAAAAATCCGAAGCCCCGAAGGCGGCGACAATCTTTTCCTCTGCTCAATCGTCGCGTTGAACGCCGATACCGGCGAGTACGAGTGGCACTACCAGGTCAATCCCGGGGAAACGTGGGACTACAACGCGGCGATGGATATCGAACTCGCCGACGTCGAGATCGATGGCCGCGAGCGTCACGTTATCCTGCATGCGCCGAAGAATGGTTTCTTCTATGTGATCGATCGCGAAGATGGCCGGCTCATCTCCGCCGAGCCGTTCGTGGAAAACATCACCTGGGCCGAGCGGATCGATCAGCAGACCGGGCGTCCGGTTGAAGTGCCCGCCGCGCGCTTTCCCAATGGCGAACCGTTTATCGTTTTTCCCTCTCCGGTTGGCGCCCATTCGGCCGAAGCGATGTCCTACAGTCGTCAGACGCGGCTCGTTTACATCCCCGCGATCGAGCAGGGCCGCATCTATGTCGATCCACCGAACTTGAGCGGCTGGACGTTCACGCCCGGGCAAGTGATCAACAACGGAATGGGCCCGCCGCCGCCCGGCATGGTCGTGCCGCAAGGTTCGAACAGATTATTGGCGTGGGATCCCATCGCGCAGCGTGAGGCGTGGAGCGTGCCGCTGCCGGGCGCGAAGAACGGCGCGATCATGTCAAGCGCCGGCAACCTTGTTTTCCAAGGCGACGTGACGGGCCATTTGCGCGCCTACACGGCTGACGCCGGACGCGAAGTGTGGGCGTTCGACGCCCATAACGGCATTTTGGCGCAACCGATCAGTTATCAAGCAAACGGGCGGCAATACATCACGGTGCTGGCGGGGTGGCGTAGCTCAACTGCTGCGAGTCCAACTGAAGCGTGGGACTATCGCACCCAACGCCGACGCGTGCTGACGTTCGCAATCGGCGGAACGGCGCAATTGCCGGAGGAAGACCTTACGCCGCCGCCGATGGTCGACGACGCAGCTTTCCGCATCAACGCCGCACAAGCGCAGGCTGGCGCCGCGCTCTACGCGCGGCGTTGCGCGCTCTGCCACGGTGGTTCGCTCAACGCCGGCGGCGCCGCACCGGATCTCCGCCGCTCTATGATGCCGCTGGACAACGCCACCATGACCGCCGTGCTACATGACGGCATCCTGCGCGAAAACGGCATGCCGCAATTCCCGGAACTCGCTGCGGACGAAATCGTCGCTTTGCAGCACTATATCCGCCAAGCCACACGTGCAGCTATCGCCGCAGACCGGACCCAGGCGCCGCGAAGGAGATAG
- a CDS encoding sulfatase precursor has translation MPRLLQMLGVILALLMAFGAPALAQQRVVGRTALESPPPQWPQSPRPPANAPNVLLIMTDDVGFGAASAFGGPVPTPTFDMIARAGLRYNRFSTAAICSPTRASLLTGRNPHNVGVGLVTNLPTGYEGYSSVIPASAGTIAQVLRARGFNTAMFGKGHVTPEWEQSAAGPFDRWPTGLGFEHFYGFLGADVSAFAPTLVRNTTAIAPPQSADYHFEADIADDAVGWIRQQQALAPNNPFFIYYAPGAAHAPNHAPEEWLAGFRGQFDGGWDQMREDIYRRQLAQRIIPVGTELAPRPPQLPAWDTLSADQRRLYARYMEAYAASLSYADAQIGRVVEAIRDTGELDNTLIIYIQGDNGASTEGRLDGKLFEQSGVNNVAERFDYVLSNIDDIGGPNAYNLYPGGWGWAMNAPFAWYKRVASHFGGTRNAMVMSWPRRIRDAGGQRGQFHFVSDVMPTILEAAGVEAPMQLNGVAQQPIDGVSMLYSVANASAPSRRTRQVFEVMQNFAIYDDGWVAASRPVGTPWDATPAPAVSLNQRVWELFNVNTDFSQAHNLAAAEPQRLAALQDLFWSEAARNRILPIHAPNEGAEGVPSLTNGRTSFTFYPGVTRVPERAAPPVMRRTFSISADIVVPEGGAHGVLVTQGGRFGGYALYFMGSHPVFHYNAIGERQYNIRAADPLPPGRHRLVTRFRADSAAAGAGGEVTISLGRRVLARGRVDATLSSWMSHTDGFDVGEDTLTPINGDYTIAQSRFSGTLERLTIDLE, from the coding sequence ATGCCTCGGTTGTTGCAGATGCTTGGTGTGATTCTCGCGCTCTTGATGGCGTTTGGCGCACCTGCGCTGGCGCAACAGCGTGTGGTCGGCCGCACAGCATTGGAATCGCCGCCGCCGCAATGGCCTCAATCGCCACGCCCACCCGCAAACGCGCCGAACGTGCTGCTGATCATGACGGACGACGTCGGCTTCGGCGCCGCGAGCGCCTTTGGCGGCCCTGTGCCGACGCCGACATTCGACATGATCGCCCGCGCCGGTTTGCGCTACAATCGCTTCAGTACCGCCGCGATCTGCTCGCCCACGCGCGCGTCACTGCTCACCGGACGCAATCCGCACAATGTCGGCGTTGGGCTGGTGACGAACCTGCCCACCGGGTACGAGGGGTACAGTAGCGTCATTCCAGCGTCCGCTGGCACGATCGCCCAAGTGTTGCGCGCCCGCGGCTTCAACACGGCCATGTTCGGCAAGGGTCACGTTACCCCAGAGTGGGAGCAGAGCGCAGCGGGCCCGTTCGATCGCTGGCCAACCGGCCTTGGATTCGAACATTTCTATGGTTTCCTTGGCGCCGACGTCAGCGCCTTCGCGCCAACCCTCGTGCGCAACACAACCGCGATCGCGCCGCCGCAGAGCGCCGATTATCATTTCGAGGCGGATATCGCTGATGATGCTGTGGGTTGGATTCGCCAGCAACAAGCGCTCGCGCCCAACAATCCGTTCTTCATCTATTATGCACCCGGCGCCGCGCATGCGCCCAACCATGCACCGGAAGAATGGCTCGCGGGCTTTCGCGGCCAGTTCGATGGCGGCTGGGATCAGATGCGTGAGGACATCTATCGCCGCCAACTCGCGCAGCGCATTATCCCCGTCGGGACCGAACTCGCGCCACGGCCGCCGCAATTGCCGGCGTGGGATACGCTGAGCGCCGATCAGCGCCGTCTCTACGCGCGGTACATGGAGGCCTACGCGGCGTCGCTGTCTTATGCGGATGCGCAAATCGGTCGCGTTGTCGAAGCGATCCGGGACACCGGTGAGTTGGACAACACACTCATCATCTACATTCAGGGCGACAACGGCGCGAGTACGGAAGGGCGCCTCGACGGCAAACTGTTCGAGCAGTCGGGCGTCAACAATGTCGCTGAGCGCTTCGATTATGTGCTCTCGAACATTGACGATATTGGCGGACCGAACGCTTATAACTTGTACCCAGGCGGTTGGGGCTGGGCCATGAACGCGCCGTTCGCCTGGTACAAGCGTGTCGCTTCGCATTTTGGCGGCACCCGAAACGCCATGGTGATGTCTTGGCCGCGACGCATCCGCGACGCGGGCGGTCAGCGCGGGCAGTTCCATTTCGTCTCAGACGTCATGCCAACCATTCTAGAAGCTGCGGGTGTTGAGGCGCCGATGCAGCTCAACGGCGTTGCGCAACAACCGATCGATGGCGTCAGCATGCTTTACAGTGTCGCCAACGCGTCGGCGCCATCGCGGCGCACACGGCAAGTGTTTGAGGTGATGCAGAACTTCGCAATCTATGACGACGGCTGGGTCGCGGCCTCGCGCCCGGTCGGGACGCCGTGGGACGCGACCCCGGCGCCGGCCGTTTCGCTGAACCAGCGCGTGTGGGAATTGTTCAACGTCAACACCGATTTCAGCCAAGCGCACAATCTTGCCGCCGCCGAGCCTCAGCGCCTCGCGGCGCTGCAAGATTTGTTCTGGTCAGAGGCCGCGCGCAACCGCATCCTGCCAATCCACGCGCCGAACGAAGGCGCGGAGGGCGTCCCGAGCCTCACGAACGGGCGCACCAGCTTTACGTTTTATCCGGGCGTAACGCGCGTTCCCGAGCGAGCCGCGCCGCCAGTGATGCGTCGCACGTTCAGCATCAGTGCCGATATCGTCGTGCCCGAAGGCGGCGCCCATGGCGTTCTGGTCACGCAAGGCGGTCGCTTCGGCGGCTACGCGCTCTATTTCATGGGTTCGCACCCGGTGTTTCACTACAACGCGATCGGAGAGCGCCAGTACAACATCCGGGCAGCGGATCCACTGCCGCCCGGCCGTCATCGGCTCGTGACACGCTTCCGCGCCGATAGCGCGGCCGCCGGCGCTGGCGGTGAGGTAACGATCTCGCTCGGCCGCCGTGTGCTTGCGCGCGGGCGCGTAGACGCCACGCTGTCAAGCTGGATGTCGCACACCGATGGCTTTGACGTGGGCGAGGACACGCTCACGCCGATCAACGGCGATTACACCATCGCGCAGAGCCGCTTCAGTGGTACCCTGGAACGTCTTACGATCGACTTGGAATAA
- a CDS encoding acyl-CoA dehydrogenase family protein — translation MAILSEEQVMLKDAASAWARDRSPIAAYRKLRNSGALQGYDSALFAEIAEMGWAGIVAPEEHGGADFGFMSMGVVLEQLGRTLTPSPLVNSSLAAVIGLRRAGSAAQQQHWLPKIAAGEAVVTIAVDEGAQHNPLAVALKAEKSRGNWLLNGEKRPVLHGMGASAVLVAARTSGAAGDVEGLTLFIVPTNAPKLSKASLAEVEQRGAAIYTFNGVELGADAIVGEVGKAASVLDHMLDCARAGLAAEMLGSASAAFDITLAYLKTRLQFGQLIGSFQALQHRAAALYGELELTRSAVEAALEALDAQSPQARELVSLAKALAGDTFKRVSGEMIQLHGGIGMTDEHDAGLFYKRARVADMSYGSAAYHRERYAALTGY, via the coding sequence GTGGCCATCCTTAGCGAAGAACAAGTCATGCTGAAGGACGCCGCCAGCGCTTGGGCGCGCGATCGTTCGCCCATCGCTGCGTATCGCAAGCTCCGCAACAGCGGTGCGCTCCAAGGCTACGACAGCGCCTTGTTCGCCGAGATCGCGGAAATGGGATGGGCTGGCATCGTCGCCCCGGAAGAGCACGGTGGCGCTGATTTCGGTTTCATGAGCATGGGCGTGGTGCTGGAGCAGCTCGGGCGCACTTTGACGCCGTCGCCATTGGTGAATTCTTCGCTTGCGGCCGTGATCGGCCTTCGTCGCGCCGGTAGCGCCGCGCAGCAGCAGCATTGGTTGCCGAAAATCGCGGCCGGTGAAGCCGTGGTCACCATCGCGGTGGATGAGGGCGCACAACACAATCCGCTCGCCGTGGCGCTGAAAGCAGAAAAGTCGCGCGGCAACTGGCTTCTCAATGGTGAAAAGCGCCCGGTGCTGCACGGCATGGGCGCAAGCGCCGTTCTTGTGGCCGCCCGGACAAGCGGCGCAGCGGGCGACGTCGAAGGGTTGACGCTGTTTATCGTGCCCACAAACGCGCCAAAGCTTAGCAAAGCATCGCTGGCGGAGGTCGAGCAGCGCGGTGCTGCGATCTACACCTTCAACGGCGTTGAACTCGGAGCGGATGCAATCGTCGGCGAAGTTGGCAAGGCAGCGAGCGTGCTCGACCACATGCTCGATTGCGCCCGCGCTGGCTTGGCGGCCGAAATGCTAGGTTCAGCGAGCGCGGCGTTCGATATTACCCTCGCTTACCTCAAAACGCGCCTTCAGTTCGGCCAGCTCATTGGCTCGTTCCAAGCGTTGCAACACCGCGCCGCGGCGCTGTACGGCGAACTGGAGCTGACACGCTCCGCCGTCGAAGCGGCGCTTGAAGCGCTCGACGCGCAAAGTCCGCAAGCGCGCGAACTTGTGTCGCTCGCCAAAGCGTTGGCGGGCGACACGTTCAAACGCGTCTCCGGCGAGATGATCCAATTGCACGGCGGCATCGGCATGACCGACGAACACGATGCTGGCCTTTTCTACAAGCGCGCGCGCGTCGCCGACATGAGTTACGGCTCCGCCGCCTATCACCGCGAGCGATACGCGGCGCTCACCGGCTACTAA
- a CDS encoding butyryl-CoA dehydrogenase yields MFDHADPDLAGFREEAVAWIKANFPSALTGKSPTPFITDGALADSDPDYQAWLKRVVSKGWGAPTWPEEYGGGGLTQAHSVIIHEELARVGAFHPNHTYGEMMLGPTLLEYGDEVQKRRFIPPIARAEVRWCQGFSEPGAGSDLASLQTKCVDGGDHWIVTGQKIWTSGANHSHWCFCLVRTDTTTKHGGISFLLIDMSSPGIEARPIYLISGSTHFCEVFFNDVKVPKENMVGGLNKGWPIAKRLLQFERDSLASGRAEAPSLAPLAKQYLGVNALGQIADPDVRHRVVRNAMRARAYAHTMRRAALEAKTNAGVSAAVSALKNLGSDIAQERADLAVEILGHNGLGWEGDHFAAAEIEATRAWLHSRAFSIYGGSLEIQNNITAKRVLGLPG; encoded by the coding sequence ATGTTCGATCATGCCGACCCCGATTTGGCCGGCTTCCGCGAGGAAGCGGTGGCCTGGATCAAGGCCAATTTCCCATCCGCGCTGACCGGCAAAAGCCCCACGCCCTTCATTACCGACGGCGCCCTGGCCGACTCCGACCCTGATTACCAGGCCTGGCTAAAACGCGTTGTGAGCAAGGGGTGGGGCGCCCCGACCTGGCCCGAGGAATACGGCGGCGGCGGCCTCACGCAAGCTCATTCGGTGATCATCCACGAGGAACTGGCCCGCGTCGGCGCGTTCCACCCGAACCACACCTACGGCGAAATGATGCTCGGGCCGACATTGCTTGAGTACGGCGATGAAGTTCAAAAGCGCCGCTTCATTCCGCCAATCGCACGCGCCGAAGTGCGCTGGTGCCAAGGCTTCTCCGAGCCGGGCGCGGGCTCCGACCTCGCGTCGTTGCAAACCAAATGCGTCGATGGCGGCGATCATTGGATCGTCACCGGTCAAAAAATTTGGACGTCAGGCGCCAATCATTCGCACTGGTGCTTCTGTTTGGTGCGTACCGACACGACCACCAAACACGGCGGCATCTCGTTTCTGCTGATCGACATGAGTTCGCCCGGCATCGAAGCGCGGCCGATTTATCTCATCAGCGGCTCTACGCATTTCTGCGAAGTGTTCTTCAACGACGTGAAAGTGCCGAAGGAGAACATGGTCGGCGGCCTCAACAAGGGTTGGCCGATCGCCAAGCGTTTGTTGCAGTTTGAGCGCGACAGCCTCGCCAGCGGTCGCGCCGAAGCGCCAAGTCTGGCGCCGCTTGCGAAGCAATATCTTGGCGTCAATGCGCTTGGCCAAATCGCCGATCCGGATGTGCGCCATCGCGTCGTGCGCAACGCAATGCGTGCGCGCGCCTATGCCCACACGATGCGCCGCGCGGCCCTTGAGGCGAAGACCAATGCCGGCGTCAGTGCGGCGGTGTCGGCGCTCAAAAATCTCGGTTCCGACATCGCGCAAGAGCGCGCCGACCTTGCCGTTGAAATCCTCGGACACAACGGCCTGGGGTGGGAGGGCGATCATTTCGCCGCCGCCGAGATCGAAGCAACGCGCGCATGGCTCCACAGCCGCGCCTTCTCGATCTATGGCGGCAGCTTGGAAATACAGAACAACATCACCGCGAAACGCGTGCTCGGCCTTCCGGGTTAA
- a CDS encoding sulfatase modifying factor 1 precursor, translating into MRLVFAAIAFLASACAREAEPPRAVAQSCAPIRAIADPQSHEGMVLVRGGEASIGSTEFHAEERPVRTVRVGDFWIDAHEVTNAEFAAFVRATNYVTVAERDRAGGAVFFPRGGNVDYRDLSTWWRLDPDATWRTPSGAGSSIEGRDAFPVVQVAHEDALAYARWRGRDLPTEAEWEYAARGGLQGAAYAWGEEARPGGQLLANHYQGLFPFGDSGADGYEGAAPAGCFPANGYGLYDMTGNVWEWTRDAWRQAALAVDGFHTIKGGSFLCSDQFCARYRPAARQPGDDTMGTEHIGFRTVWHGSEQTE; encoded by the coding sequence ATGCGTTTGGTGTTTGCCGCAATTGCGTTTCTTGCCAGCGCGTGCGCACGCGAGGCGGAACCCCCGCGCGCCGTGGCGCAATCATGCGCACCCATCCGCGCGATCGCCGATCCGCAGAGCCACGAGGGCATGGTGCTCGTGCGTGGCGGCGAGGCGAGCATCGGCTCAACGGAGTTTCACGCCGAGGAGCGCCCGGTTCGCACGGTGCGCGTCGGCGATTTCTGGATCGATGCGCATGAGGTCACCAACGCCGAATTCGCTGCCTTCGTGAGGGCCACCAACTACGTCACCGTTGCAGAACGCGATCGTGCCGGCGGCGCCGTGTTCTTCCCCCGGGGCGGCAACGTGGACTATCGCGATCTCTCCACCTGGTGGCGGCTCGATCCCGACGCGACTTGGCGCACGCCAAGCGGCGCAGGCTCGTCGATCGAAGGCCGGGACGCGTTCCCCGTCGTGCAGGTCGCGCACGAAGATGCGCTTGCATACGCACGCTGGCGCGGGCGCGATCTACCGACGGAAGCGGAGTGGGAGTACGCCGCGCGCGGCGGTCTGCAGGGCGCGGCATACGCGTGGGGCGAAGAAGCGCGGCCCGGCGGTCAGCTTCTCGCCAACCACTACCAAGGCCTGTTTCCATTCGGCGATTCCGGCGCCGATGGTTACGAAGGCGCAGCGCCCGCCGGCTGCTTTCCGGCCAACGGCTATGGGCTCTACGACATGACTGGCAATGTCTGGGAATGGACGCGCGATGCGTGGCGGCAAGCTGCGCTCGCCGTTGACGGTTTCCACACCATCAAGGGTGGGTCCTTTCTGTGCTCGGATCAATTCTGCGCGCGCTATCGCCCGGCCGCGCGCCAACCGGGAGACGACACGATGGGTACCGAGCACATCGGATTCCGGACCGTTTGGCACGGTTCAGAGCAAACAGAATGA
- a CDS encoding nitrilotriacetate monooxygenase component B, whose product MQFDMRALPLLSRYKIINSTVTPRPIAWITTQSSDGIVNAAPYSFFNAVGDDPPLLVHGLLKDPRTGELKDTATNIVQTGEYVANLVCEADAEKMNQCSADAPRGVSEADYARLELAPSVTVKPPRIATSPVSFECRRHSVLDIGRQTIVLGEILYVHIADEFILDAEKIYLDTPAMKLIARTHGSGWYARTSDQFKMERPRYDPERLKR is encoded by the coding sequence ATGCAATTCGACATGCGGGCCTTGCCGCTCCTCTCGCGCTACAAGATCATAAATTCCACGGTGACGCCGCGCCCCATCGCGTGGATCACGACGCAATCGTCTGACGGAATCGTCAATGCCGCGCCGTACAGTTTTTTCAACGCCGTGGGCGACGATCCGCCACTGTTGGTGCATGGACTTCTGAAGGATCCGCGCACCGGTGAACTGAAGGACACCGCGACCAACATCGTTCAGACCGGCGAGTATGTGGCCAATTTGGTGTGCGAGGCGGACGCCGAGAAAATGAATCAATGCAGCGCCGACGCGCCACGTGGGGTGTCAGAGGCCGATTACGCCCGTCTTGAACTCGCGCCTTCGGTGACGGTGAAACCGCCCCGGATCGCAACAAGCCCGGTAAGCTTCGAGTGCCGCCGGCATTCCGTCCTCGACATTGGCCGCCAGACAATTGTGCTTGGTGAAATTCTCTACGTGCACATCGCCGATGAATTCATTCTCGACGCCGAGAAGATCTATCTCGATACGCCGGCCATGAAATTGATCGCGCGCACGCATGGCAGCGGTTGGTACGCACGCACCAGCGATCAGTTTAAGATGGAACGCCCGCGATACGATCCTGAGCGCTTGAAGCGCTGA
- a CDS encoding gluconolactonase — MRRVSRRALLQAGGAVAFTGCATSPPHTPAPSSIDALELVAEDLARPEGIVAFANGSLAVSCHDAAVSILTPNGARRDIGRAHSANGICADGRGGIVVANFGLLGDVPGSLQRVDLATGETTTLASAIEGRDLVGSNCPALGPDGDIYCTHSKWRDPYNVGNTDPSGFVYKVSRAGVVSRVVDGIRGANGICFGANFETLYVAQTAAGDVQRFTRTASAGYANRTQHGPRLGLAPDNLDAVAVRTMPAAERTNLGLTDGLAMDAAGNLWGTLPFAGKLVAITPAGEAVEILSDAAGEKLNMPTNIAFGGPDLRDLYIASMRNNKVWRLRVQTAGLALPHWRA; from the coding sequence ATGAGGCGCGTTTCCCGCCGCGCCCTGCTGCAAGCCGGCGGCGCCGTTGCGTTCACCGGCTGCGCGACGTCGCCGCCTCACACGCCGGCGCCATCATCGATCGACGCGCTCGAACTCGTCGCGGAAGATCTCGCGCGCCCAGAGGGCATTGTCGCCTTTGCCAACGGCAGCCTAGCTGTCTCATGTCACGATGCCGCCGTGAGCATCCTCACGCCAAACGGTGCGCGTCGGGACATTGGCCGTGCGCACTCCGCCAACGGAATTTGCGCGGACGGTCGCGGCGGCATCGTGGTCGCAAATTTCGGCTTGCTGGGGGATGTGCCCGGCAGCCTTCAGCGCGTGGACCTAGCGACCGGCGAAACAACGACGCTCGCCAGTGCAATCGAGGGCCGCGATCTGGTCGGATCAAACTGCCCAGCGCTGGGGCCCGACGGCGACATCTATTGCACGCACTCGAAATGGCGCGATCCCTACAATGTTGGCAACACCGATCCGAGCGGGTTCGTCTACAAGGTGTCGCGCGCGGGGGTAGTGTCGCGCGTCGTGGATGGCATTCGCGGCGCCAACGGCATCTGCTTCGGCGCGAACTTCGAAACGCTCTACGTCGCGCAAACAGCGGCGGGCGATGTCCAGCGGTTCACGCGCACGGCGTCAGCAGGGTACGCCAATCGAACCCAGCACGGTCCGCGGCTCGGCCTTGCGCCGGATAATCTCGACGCCGTGGCTGTCCGCACAATGCCCGCTGCCGAGCGCACGAACCTGGGCCTCACCGATGGACTCGCAATGGACGCGGCGGGCAATCTTTGGGGCACGCTCCCGTTCGCCGGTAAGCTCGTCGCTATAACGCCGGCCGGCGAGGCGGTCGAAATTCTGAGCGACGCAGCCGGCGAAAAGCTCAACATGCCGACAAACATCGCCTTTGGCGGCCCCGATCTGCGCGACCTCTACATCGCCTCAATGCGGAACAACAAAGTTTGGAGATTGCGCGTACAAACGGCCGGCCTGGCGCTGCCGCACTGGCGTGCGTGA